From Microbacterium sp. LWH11-1.2, one genomic window encodes:
- a CDS encoding alpha/beta hydrolase: MEIRGPLELPARRDEIELQTADGLTLVGELSRPEHTAPVATLVTLHPLPTAGGFMDSHILRKAAARLPALADLAVLRFNTRGTTSPRGTSEGGFDGGAAEQFDVAAAMDFVHERGLPRPWLLGWSFGTELALKYGREHEIEGIILLSPPLHRATEEEVAAWASTDLPVVVLVPELDDYLRPEEARQRFASIPQAQLIAVDGGKHLWVGETQTRRVLTEIVAAVNASALPLATHWPPA, from the coding sequence ATCGAGATCCGGGGGCCGCTGGAGCTCCCCGCCCGACGTGACGAGATCGAGCTGCAGACGGCCGACGGGCTGACGCTCGTGGGGGAGCTCTCCCGGCCGGAGCACACCGCGCCTGTCGCCACTCTCGTGACGCTGCACCCGCTTCCCACCGCCGGTGGGTTCATGGACTCCCACATCCTTCGCAAGGCCGCAGCCCGCCTCCCGGCTCTCGCGGATCTGGCCGTGCTGCGGTTCAACACCCGCGGCACGACTTCCCCCCGCGGCACGAGCGAGGGCGGGTTCGACGGCGGCGCCGCCGAGCAGTTCGATGTGGCTGCCGCCATGGACTTCGTCCACGAGCGCGGCCTTCCCCGCCCCTGGCTGCTGGGGTGGTCGTTCGGGACCGAGCTGGCGCTGAAGTACGGCCGTGAGCACGAGATCGAGGGCATCATCCTGCTCTCGCCTCCGCTGCACCGCGCGACCGAAGAGGAAGTGGCGGCCTGGGCGAGCACGGATCTGCCCGTCGTCGTCCTGGTGCCCGAGCTGGACGACTACCTCCGCCCGGAAGAGGCCCGACAGCGTTTCGCATCGATCCCGCAGGCGCAGCTCATCGCCGTGGACGGGGGCAAGCACCTCTGGGTCGGCGAGACGCAGACGCGACGCGTCCTCACGGAGATCGTGGCCGCGGTGAACGCGTCCGCGCTGCCTCTGGCGACCCACTGGCCGCCGGCCTGA
- a CDS encoding transglycosylase SLT domain-containing protein, translating to MTLERNDSSLVPAATVNSARKGTRRWSRRRGVVGVFSALAVVAFAGALVAPTGVALAEPVQEETPDSAYSVALADTQNLTVTVEGTPITPAVRGTFEVYVKPKPVPVPVPAAASGSSDESSGSGPLYYTGGGAPAEWMAAAGIAESDWGYVDYIVSKESGWNPNATNSSSGACGLVQALPCSKVPGNGYDPVDNLRWANGYATGRYGSWAGAHAFWTNNHWW from the coding sequence ATGACACTCGAACGAAACGACTCGTCGCTGGTGCCCGCAGCGACGGTCAATTCCGCGCGCAAGGGCACTCGTCGGTGGTCACGCCGCCGCGGGGTCGTCGGCGTCTTCAGTGCTCTCGCCGTCGTCGCATTCGCCGGCGCGCTGGTCGCTCCCACGGGAGTGGCACTGGCTGAGCCGGTGCAGGAGGAGACCCCGGACTCGGCATACTCCGTCGCCCTCGCCGACACGCAGAACCTCACCGTCACGGTCGAGGGAACGCCCATCACGCCGGCCGTGCGCGGCACCTTCGAGGTGTACGTCAAGCCCAAGCCGGTCCCCGTCCCGGTGCCCGCCGCGGCATCCGGTTCGAGCGACGAGTCGTCGGGCAGCGGACCCCTGTACTACACCGGCGGGGGAGCACCGGCCGAGTGGATGGCCGCCGCAGGCATCGCCGAGAGCGACTGGGGCTACGTCGACTACATCGTGTCCAAGGAGAGCGGCTGGAACCCCAACGCGACGAACTCGTCGTCGGGGGCCTGCGGTCTCGTTCAGGCGCTGCCGTGCAGCAAGGTGCCGGGCAACGGCTACGACCCCGTGGACAATCTGCGCTGGGCCAACGGCTACGCGACGGGTCGCTACGGCAGCTGGGCCGGCGCGCACGCCTTCTGGACGAACAACCACTGGTGGTGA
- a CDS encoding DivIVA domain-containing protein, protein MTEDRIDEQTAPQAPPAFALTTGRTRGYHRVAVDTFLASARRAFETGRDEMGAVDVRTASFPLVKGGYVVADVDAALGRVEDAFAAREREQVVRSRGAGAWVEQAREDAQLILDHLARPRRHRFARTGLLTFGYRIDEVDHVTTRIVRYLRDGEGLTAEQLRSAAFRMQRGGYREEQVDALLDAAIDVILAVR, encoded by the coding sequence ATGACTGAAGACCGGATCGACGAGCAGACGGCGCCGCAGGCGCCGCCGGCGTTCGCTCTGACGACGGGTCGCACGCGCGGCTATCACCGCGTGGCGGTCGACACCTTCCTCGCATCGGCTCGACGCGCCTTCGAGACGGGTCGTGACGAGATGGGCGCAGTCGACGTGCGCACCGCGTCCTTCCCGCTCGTGAAGGGCGGGTACGTCGTCGCCGATGTGGACGCCGCGCTGGGCCGCGTCGAGGACGCGTTCGCCGCGCGCGAGCGCGAGCAGGTCGTGCGCTCGCGCGGAGCGGGGGCGTGGGTGGAGCAGGCACGAGAAGACGCCCAGCTCATCCTGGATCATCTCGCTCGCCCCCGTCGTCACCGCTTCGCGCGCACCGGTCTGCTCACCTTCGGCTACCGGATCGACGAGGTCGATCACGTGACCACGCGGATCGTGCGCTACCTCCGCGACGGCGAGGGTCTGACCGCTGAGCAGCTCAGGTCGGCCGCGTTCCGTATGCAGCGCGGGGGATACCGCGAAGAGCAGGTCGATGCCCTCCTCGACGCGGCGATCGACGTCATCCTCGCCGTTCGTTGA
- a CDS encoding phosphatidate cytidylyltransferase: MSDDTRRGEEGRSPTHGETGDAVTPDDGVPLVDAAFPSFDAATVPPRPPLPPVEAALAGAGPLDTADHNAIREQWRVRRDELNSHVSHARDQIDQANERIKERTGRDLILATLIGLAFGAALLGSLLFIKALFVPFALAAALLGVYELSRALRASGRRVDVVPQLIAATFLVLSAYFAEPWLCWVMVFVAVAFVIVWRLVGQMVVKDGRTYGEVLADAVISGFVQIYVPFLAGVALILLEQEGGQWWVLSFIAIAVAADTGAYAAGLAFGRHPMAPKISPKKTWEGFGGAVLASLAAGVLLAIFLLDLPWWAGLIFGASILLTATLGDLGESMLKRDLGIKDMSSWLPGHGGLLDRLDSILPSTIPALGLYFLLSPWVVL, from the coding sequence ATGTCCGACGACACGAGACGCGGCGAGGAGGGGCGATCGCCGACGCACGGTGAGACAGGCGATGCGGTGACCCCCGACGACGGCGTTCCGCTCGTCGACGCGGCCTTCCCGTCGTTCGACGCCGCGACCGTCCCGCCGCGTCCGCCGCTGCCGCCCGTCGAGGCGGCTCTCGCCGGCGCAGGCCCCCTGGACACCGCGGATCACAACGCGATCAGGGAGCAGTGGCGCGTGCGGAGAGACGAGCTGAACAGCCACGTCTCCCACGCGCGGGATCAGATCGACCAGGCGAACGAGCGAATCAAGGAGCGCACCGGTCGGGACCTGATCCTGGCGACCCTGATCGGACTCGCGTTCGGTGCCGCACTGCTGGGCTCGCTGCTGTTCATCAAGGCTCTCTTCGTGCCTTTCGCTCTGGCCGCGGCTCTCCTCGGCGTGTACGAGCTGTCGCGCGCGCTGCGCGCCTCCGGTCGCCGCGTCGACGTCGTGCCGCAGCTGATCGCGGCGACGTTCCTCGTGCTCTCCGCGTACTTCGCCGAGCCCTGGCTCTGCTGGGTGATGGTCTTCGTCGCGGTGGCGTTCGTGATCGTGTGGCGCCTCGTCGGCCAGATGGTCGTGAAGGACGGCCGCACCTACGGCGAAGTGCTGGCGGATGCCGTCATCAGCGGCTTCGTGCAGATCTACGTGCCGTTCCTCGCGGGTGTCGCTCTCATCCTGCTCGAGCAGGAGGGCGGCCAGTGGTGGGTCCTGAGCTTCATCGCGATCGCGGTCGCCGCCGACACGGGCGCGTACGCGGCGGGGTTGGCGTTCGGTCGTCACCCGATGGCGCCCAAGATCAGCCCGAAGAAGACGTGGGAGGGTTTCGGAGGCGCCGTGCTCGCCTCTCTCGCCGCCGGTGTCCTGCTGGCGATCTTCCTCCTCGACCTCCCGTGGTGGGCCGGGCTGATCTTCGGAGCATCGATCCTGCTCACGGCGACGCTCGGCGACCTCGGCGAATCCATGCTCAAGCGGGACCTCGGCATCAAGGACATGAGCTCGTGGCTCCCGGGGCACGGCGGCCTGCTCGACCGGCTGGACAGCATCCTGCCGTCGACCATCCCCGCGCTGGGCCTGTACTTCCTTCTCTCTCCCTGGGTGGTTCTCTGA
- the frr gene encoding ribosome recycling factor, which translates to MIADVLAETTSRMSRAVEAAKEDFSTVRTGRANPQLFQKLLVDYYGTPTPLAQLASLANQEARTLIITPYDKSALKAIEQAVRDMPNLGANPTNDGNLVRVTMPELTAERRKEYVKLVKSKGEDAKVHVRGIRRKAKDELDALKSEIGEDELARGEKELDALTRQHVDLIDDALKRKEAELLEV; encoded by the coding sequence GTGATCGCGGATGTCCTCGCTGAAACCACCTCCCGTATGTCGCGGGCGGTCGAGGCTGCCAAGGAGGACTTCTCCACGGTGCGCACCGGCCGTGCGAACCCGCAGCTGTTCCAGAAGCTGCTCGTGGACTACTACGGAACGCCGACCCCGCTGGCCCAGCTCGCATCGCTGGCCAACCAGGAGGCGCGCACCCTCATCATCACCCCCTATGACAAGTCGGCCCTCAAGGCGATCGAGCAGGCTGTTCGCGACATGCCGAATCTGGGCGCGAACCCGACGAACGACGGCAACCTGGTCCGCGTCACGATGCCGGAGCTGACTGCGGAGCGCCGCAAGGAGTACGTCAAGCTCGTCAAGTCCAAGGGCGAGGACGCGAAGGTGCACGTCCGCGGCATCCGTCGCAAGGCGAAGGACGAGCTCGACGCGCTGAAGAGCGAGATCGGCGAGGACGAACTCGCGCGGGGCGAGAAGGAGCTCGATGCTCTGACTCGTCAGCACGTCGACCTCATCGACGACGCTCTCAAGCGCAAAGAGGCCGAACTCCTCGAGGTGTAG
- the pyrH gene encoding UMP kinase: MTERTGRRRVLLKLSGEAFGAGQLGVSPDVVSQIARDIAAAVDRVEVAIVVGGGNFFRGAELSQRGMDRGRADYMGMLGTVMNALALQDFLEQAGAATRVQSAISMTQVAEPYIPRRAERHLEKGRVVIFGAGAGLPYFSTDTVAAQRALEIGAQEVLVAKNGVDAIYTADPNKHADAERIERVTYRDALQRGLKVVDSTAFSLCMDNSMDMRVFGMEPAGNVTRALLGEPIGTLVTA, translated from the coding sequence ATGACTGAACGCACTGGACGCCGCCGCGTCCTTCTCAAGCTCTCCGGTGAGGCTTTCGGGGCCGGTCAGCTGGGCGTCAGCCCCGATGTGGTCTCGCAGATCGCGCGCGACATCGCCGCTGCCGTCGATCGCGTCGAGGTCGCGATCGTCGTCGGTGGAGGGAACTTCTTCCGCGGCGCCGAGCTCAGCCAGCGCGGCATGGACCGCGGCCGTGCCGACTACATGGGCATGCTGGGCACCGTCATGAACGCGCTCGCCCTGCAGGACTTCCTCGAGCAGGCAGGGGCCGCGACGCGCGTGCAGTCCGCCATCTCGATGACGCAGGTCGCGGAGCCGTACATCCCGCGTCGTGCGGAGCGCCACCTCGAGAAGGGGCGCGTCGTGATCTTCGGAGCGGGTGCCGGCCTCCCGTACTTCTCGACGGACACCGTCGCCGCCCAGCGCGCGCTGGAGATCGGCGCGCAGGAGGTGCTCGTCGCCAAGAACGGCGTCGACGCCATCTACACGGCCGACCCCAACAAGCACGCCGACGCCGAGCGCATCGAGCGGGTCACCTACCGCGACGCCCTGCAGCGCGGCCTCAAGGTCGTCGACTCGACCGCGTTCAGCCTCTGCATGGACAACAGCATGGACATGCGCGTCTTCGGGATGGAGCCCGCAGGCAACGTCACACGGGCGCTGCTGGGCGAGCCCATCGGGACACTCGTCACCGCCTGA
- the tsf gene encoding translation elongation factor Ts, whose protein sequence is MANFTIADLKALREQLGTGMVDTKKALEEADGDVEKATEILRLKGAKGNAKRADRSTSEGLIVAREQDGAVTLIELACETDFVAKNDRFITLADKVADAVAAVKADSVEAGLAAAAGSQTVEQLISEEAAIIGEKVELRRVRTISGDKVEVYLHRTSKDLPPQIGVVVAYSGDDAETARSIAQHISFANPSYLAREDVPADAVEKEREIVTEISRNEGKPEAALPKIVEGRVSAFIKQVALLEQDYAKDNKLSVAQVAKDAGITVTDFARFKVGA, encoded by the coding sequence ATGGCCAACTTCACCATCGCCGACCTCAAGGCGCTGCGCGAGCAGCTCGGCACGGGAATGGTCGACACCAAGAAGGCGCTCGAGGAGGCTGACGGAGACGTCGAGAAGGCCACCGAGATCCTGCGTCTGAAGGGTGCGAAGGGCAACGCGAAGCGCGCCGACCGTTCCACCAGCGAGGGACTGATCGTCGCTCGCGAGCAGGACGGCGCCGTGACGCTCATCGAGCTCGCCTGCGAGACCGACTTCGTCGCCAAGAACGACCGCTTCATCACGCTCGCCGACAAGGTCGCGGACGCTGTCGCAGCGGTCAAGGCCGACTCGGTCGAGGCCGGCCTCGCTGCCGCTGCGGGATCGCAGACCGTCGAGCAGCTGATCTCGGAAGAGGCGGCGATCATCGGCGAGAAGGTCGAACTGCGTCGCGTGCGCACGATCTCGGGCGACAAGGTCGAGGTCTACCTGCACCGCACCAGCAAGGACCTGCCGCCGCAGATCGGCGTCGTCGTCGCCTACTCGGGTGACGACGCCGAGACCGCGCGCAGCATCGCCCAGCACATCTCGTTCGCCAACCCGTCGTACCTCGCTCGCGAGGACGTCCCGGCTGACGCGGTCGAGAAGGAGCGCGAGATCGTCACCGAGATCTCCCGCAACGAGGGCAAGCCGGAAGCGGCGCTGCCCAAGATCGTCGAGGGCCGTGTGTCCGCGTTCATCAAGCAGGTCGCCCTGCTCGAGCAGGACTACGCGAAGGACAACAAGCTCTCCGTCGCCCAGGTCGCGAAGGACGCCGGTATCACGGTGACCGACTTCGCGCGCTTCAAGGTCGGCGCGTAA
- the rpsB gene encoding 30S ribosomal protein S2 produces the protein MAVVTIRQLLDSGVHFGHQTRRWNPKVKRFILTERSGIHIIDLQQSLGYIDKAYDFVKETVAHGGTILFVGTKKQAQEILAEQATRVGQPFVNQRWLGGLLTNFQTISKRLARMKELEELDYEVPANSGFTKKELLLKKRELDKLHKSLGGIRNLTKTPSAIWVVDAKREHLAIDEAKKLGIPVIGILDTNADPDDFQYPIPGNDDAIRSVSLLTRIIADAAAEGLQQKHNPESGDAEPLAEWEKELLETPADAPVVEESADAAEVEPTADEAAVVETPAADETAADEAGAEAHDEAIAAASGEETAEVAAAEAADAK, from the coding sequence ATGGCTGTGGTCACCATCCGCCAGCTGCTCGACAGCGGCGTGCACTTCGGACACCAGACCCGTCGGTGGAACCCGAAGGTGAAGCGCTTCATCCTCACCGAGCGCAGCGGCATCCACATCATCGACCTCCAGCAGTCGCTCGGCTACATCGACAAGGCCTACGACTTCGTCAAGGAGACCGTCGCCCACGGCGGCACGATCCTCTTCGTCGGCACCAAGAAGCAGGCGCAGGAGATCCTCGCCGAGCAGGCCACGCGCGTCGGCCAGCCCTTCGTGAACCAGCGCTGGCTCGGTGGACTCCTCACCAACTTCCAGACGATCTCCAAGCGTCTCGCTCGCATGAAGGAGCTGGAGGAGCTCGACTACGAGGTCCCCGCGAACAGCGGCTTCACGAAGAAGGAGCTCCTTCTCAAGAAGCGCGAGCTCGACAAGCTGCACAAGTCGCTCGGCGGTATCCGCAACCTCACGAAGACGCCGTCGGCGATCTGGGTCGTCGACGCCAAGCGCGAGCACCTCGCCATCGACGAGGCCAAGAAGCTCGGCATCCCGGTGATCGGCATCCTCGACACCAACGCCGACCCGGACGACTTCCAGTACCCGATCCCCGGCAACGACGACGCGATCCGCTCCGTCTCGCTGCTGACGCGTATCATCGCCGACGCCGCGGCCGAGGGCCTGCAGCAGAAGCACAACCCGGAGTCGGGCGACGCTGAGCCGCTGGCCGAGTGGGAGAAGGAGCTTCTCGAGACCCCCGCCGACGCTCCCGTCGTCGAGGAGTCCGCTGACGCGGCTGAGGTCGAGCCGACCGCCGATGAGGCTGCTGTCGTCGAGACGCCCGCTGCTGACGAGACCGCGGCCGACGAGGCCGGTGCCGAGGCGCACGACGAGGCGATCGCCGCCGCTTCCGGTGAGGAGACCGCTGAGGTCGCCGCAGCCGAGGCCGCAGACGCCAAGTAA
- a CDS encoding M23 family metallopeptidase — MRTSSRLVSGIALILLSLLFSPAQVAAVPPPGADEVRWLWPLDGVRQVVEPYRAPAHAYGAGHRGVDLAAPAGTVVLAPAAGVIAFQGTVVDRPLLTIEHHGGLVSTFEPLHSTLRPGDAVSAGDAIGVVAVGGHATPGTLHLGVRLDGAYINPMILFGGVPRAVLLPCCDPV; from the coding sequence ATGCGCACCTCATCACGACTCGTGTCCGGGATCGCCCTGATCCTCCTCTCGCTGCTGTTCTCCCCTGCGCAGGTCGCAGCCGTCCCGCCTCCCGGAGCCGACGAAGTCCGGTGGCTCTGGCCGCTCGACGGCGTTCGCCAGGTGGTCGAGCCGTATCGCGCCCCCGCGCACGCCTACGGAGCGGGTCACCGCGGTGTCGATCTGGCAGCGCCCGCGGGAACGGTCGTCCTCGCTCCCGCCGCCGGGGTGATCGCGTTCCAGGGGACCGTCGTCGACCGCCCGCTGCTCACGATCGAGCATCACGGGGGCCTCGTCTCGACATTCGAGCCTCTTCACTCGACGCTCCGGCCGGGCGATGCCGTCTCGGCCGGCGATGCGATCGGGGTGGTCGCCGTCGGCGGACACGCGACGCCCGGGACGCTCCATCTGGGCGTGCGGCTCGACGGGGCCTACATCAACCCGATGATCCTGTTCGGCGGTGTGCCGCGCGCGGTGCTGCTGCCGTGCTGCGACCCGGTCTGA
- a CDS encoding tyrosine recombinase XerC: MELAVAAEAFADHLERVRRLSPATVKAYRSDLRDLGASAGPIALEDVDLEVLRDWLWRATQRGDARSTLARRAAAARSFFSWAQEQGFVAHDPSLRLIAPKRGRTLPTVASRDSMSELLDAHRTAADSGDPLALRDHAILELLYGSGIRVSELCGLDIDDLDLDRGTARVLGKGSKERVVPFGAPARDAVRAYLTRGRPALIVRAVAATPAVMLGSRGARIGPRTVYTLVARVLAPIVGAETVGPHALRHTAATHLLDGGADLRAVQEILGHASLGTTQIYTHVSAERLTATYRLAHPRA; this comes from the coding sequence ATGGAACTCGCGGTCGCTGCCGAGGCGTTCGCCGATCACCTCGAGCGGGTGCGTCGGCTGTCGCCGGCGACGGTCAAGGCGTATCGCTCGGACCTGCGGGATCTCGGAGCATCAGCGGGCCCGATCGCTCTGGAAGATGTCGACCTCGAAGTGCTGCGGGACTGGCTCTGGCGGGCGACGCAACGCGGGGACGCGAGGTCGACCCTGGCGCGACGAGCCGCCGCCGCCCGGTCGTTCTTCAGTTGGGCCCAGGAGCAGGGATTCGTCGCGCACGACCCGAGTCTGCGGCTGATCGCCCCGAAGAGGGGACGCACGCTGCCGACGGTGGCCTCGCGCGATTCGATGTCGGAGCTTCTCGACGCGCACCGCACCGCCGCGGACTCCGGGGACCCTCTCGCGCTGCGGGACCACGCGATCCTCGAGCTGCTGTACGGATCAGGCATCCGCGTCTCGGAGCTCTGCGGCTTGGACATCGACGACCTCGATCTGGACCGTGGCACCGCTCGGGTCCTCGGCAAGGGCTCCAAGGAGCGCGTCGTCCCCTTCGGTGCACCGGCACGCGATGCCGTGCGCGCCTATCTGACCCGGGGGAGACCGGCGCTGATCGTCCGCGCCGTGGCGGCCACGCCGGCCGTGATGCTGGGCAGCCGCGGTGCGCGCATCGGACCACGCACGGTCTACACGCTCGTCGCGCGCGTGCTCGCGCCGATCGTCGGAGCGGAGACGGTCGGCCCGCATGCTCTGCGGCATACGGCGGCGACCCACCTCCTCGACGGCGGCGCCGATCTGCGCGCGGTGCAGGAGATCCTCGGCCACGCCAGCCTCGGCACCACCCAGATCTACACCCACGTGTCGGCCGAGCGTCTGACCGCGACCTACCGGCTGGCGCATCCGCGCGCATGA
- the dprA gene encoding DNA-processing protein DprA, translated as MIERLLGDAEIVDAARRLRREDEVAEALARVAWSVVAEPGDAVAGTLIGELGAVDALAVAVGGSRQGAFALLDVAGTGQRALSEARKRWMPRADPRAVRDALRGAHDIDATLLLPGDACWPASLDDLGANAPTALWVRGRAELLVAEPRASLVGARASSGYGEHVAAELAGDLAATGTVIVSGGAYGIDGAAHRAALGVSGATVAFLAGGVDRAYPAGHQYLIGQIAARGAVVSEPPCGAAPTKWRFLARNRLIAALGHATVVIEAGWRSGSLNTAGHAAALGRPLGAVPGPVTSAASAGCHRLLREYDAQCVTSAEEVRELWGMGVGTSSHEPAVDPDRIRLLDAMSTRARVSVDELVRRSGLPPDRVRALLGLLELEEEVRRDDRGWRRLTATAPA; from the coding sequence ATGATCGAGAGGCTGCTCGGCGATGCCGAGATCGTCGATGCCGCACGTCGGCTGCGACGGGAGGATGAGGTCGCCGAGGCTCTGGCGCGGGTCGCCTGGAGCGTCGTCGCGGAGCCCGGCGATGCCGTGGCGGGGACGCTGATCGGCGAGCTCGGAGCGGTCGATGCGCTGGCCGTCGCCGTCGGAGGCTCGCGGCAGGGCGCGTTCGCGCTCCTGGACGTCGCCGGCACCGGACAGCGCGCTCTGAGCGAGGCGCGCAAGCGGTGGATGCCGCGCGCCGATCCGCGCGCCGTGCGTGATGCGCTGCGGGGTGCGCACGACATCGACGCGACGCTGCTGCTCCCCGGTGATGCGTGCTGGCCGGCGTCGCTCGACGACCTCGGAGCCAATGCGCCGACGGCGCTCTGGGTGCGGGGCAGGGCGGAGCTTCTGGTCGCCGAGCCTCGGGCATCTCTCGTCGGGGCGCGGGCCTCCAGCGGGTATGGCGAACACGTGGCGGCGGAGCTCGCGGGAGATCTCGCCGCCACCGGCACGGTCATCGTGTCGGGAGGCGCCTACGGCATCGACGGGGCGGCGCATCGGGCGGCACTCGGCGTGAGCGGCGCGACGGTCGCGTTCCTGGCCGGCGGCGTCGATCGTGCCTACCCGGCAGGTCACCAGTATCTGATCGGGCAGATCGCCGCTCGAGGTGCTGTGGTCAGCGAGCCGCCCTGCGGCGCGGCGCCCACCAAGTGGCGGTTCCTCGCGCGCAATCGCCTGATCGCAGCGCTCGGGCACGCGACGGTGGTGATCGAAGCAGGGTGGCGCAGTGGTTCGCTGAACACGGCGGGGCACGCCGCCGCGCTCGGGCGTCCGCTCGGTGCCGTGCCGGGCCCGGTGACCTCGGCGGCATCCGCGGGCTGTCATCGACTGCTGCGGGAGTACGACGCGCAGTGCGTGACATCGGCTGAGGAGGTGCGGGAGCTCTGGGGGATGGGCGTCGGAACATCGTCGCACGAGCCGGCCGTCGATCCGGATCGGATCCGTCTGCTCGACGCGATGAGCACGAGGGCACGCGTATCCGTCGACGAGCTCGTACGCCGGTCGGGGCTGCCGCCCGACCGCGTCCGCGCGCTGCTCGGCCTGCTCGAGCTCGAGGAGGAGGTCCGTCGCGATGACAGGGGCTGGCGACGCCTGACGGCGACAGCCCCCGCATGA
- a CDS encoding YifB family Mg chelatase-like AAA ATPase: MSTARTWAVALTGVDGHMVEIEADLSNQTPDFKIIGLPDKSLGEAVQRVHNACKNAGLDLPRRRLTVNLSPASLPKHGAGFDLGIAVSTLAAGGAIGRRSIADTVHIGELGLDGRIRPVPGVLPAVFAAAGAGFRRIIVPRGNEAEARLVPGVEVRAAASLAEVAVWHGADVEVPDVDAVAVDRASSVREAALDLADVVGQEEAVEALVVAAAGGHHLLLSGPPGAGKTMLARRLPGILPALGEQEALEVASIRSLSGETVTALDPLPPLEAPHHSASVAALVGGGSRVARPGAIARAHRGVLFLDEAAEFSRAALDALRQPLESGVIDVHRAGFTARFPAGFQLLLAMNPCPCGNYGVRGAECVCPPAGIRRYAMRLSGPLRDRVDIDLSVTRVAASRATAGGRSEVTTARARERVETARARAADRWRSTPWRRNADVPGTWLRQGALRLPPATRAALDRALERGSLTLRGYDRVLRLAWTMADLADLESPGLDEIGRALHLKRGLTP; the protein is encoded by the coding sequence GTGAGCACCGCGCGCACCTGGGCCGTCGCCCTCACCGGCGTCGACGGGCACATGGTCGAGATCGAGGCCGATCTCTCGAACCAGACCCCGGACTTCAAGATCATCGGGCTCCCCGACAAGTCGCTCGGCGAAGCGGTCCAACGCGTGCACAACGCGTGCAAGAACGCGGGCCTCGACCTCCCGCGCCGCCGTCTCACGGTCAACCTCTCACCGGCGAGCCTGCCGAAGCACGGCGCGGGATTCGACCTCGGGATCGCGGTCTCGACCCTGGCCGCGGGCGGCGCGATCGGACGCCGTTCGATCGCGGACACCGTCCACATCGGCGAGCTGGGGCTCGACGGGCGCATCCGGCCGGTCCCCGGAGTCCTGCCCGCGGTGTTCGCTGCCGCCGGAGCGGGCTTCCGGCGCATCATCGTGCCGAGGGGGAACGAGGCCGAGGCCCGGCTGGTGCCGGGCGTCGAGGTGCGGGCCGCCGCCTCCCTCGCCGAGGTCGCGGTCTGGCACGGTGCTGACGTCGAGGTGCCGGACGTCGATGCCGTCGCCGTCGACCGCGCGTCGTCGGTGCGCGAAGCGGCTCTCGACCTTGCCGACGTGGTCGGACAGGAGGAGGCGGTCGAGGCTCTCGTCGTGGCCGCGGCCGGCGGTCATCATCTCCTGTTGAGCGGGCCGCCGGGTGCAGGGAAGACGATGCTCGCCCGGCGCCTCCCCGGGATCCTCCCCGCCCTGGGGGAGCAGGAGGCTCTCGAAGTCGCCTCCATCCGATCGCTCAGCGGCGAGACGGTGACGGCCCTCGACCCGCTCCCTCCGCTCGAAGCACCGCACCACAGCGCGTCCGTCGCCGCCCTGGTGGGCGGCGGATCGCGCGTGGCCCGGCCCGGCGCGATAGCCAGGGCGCATCGCGGGGTGCTCTTCCTCGATGAGGCCGCCGAATTCTCGCGCGCCGCGCTCGACGCGCTGCGGCAACCGCTCGAATCCGGCGTGATCGACGTTCACAGGGCGGGCTTCACGGCGAGATTCCCTGCCGGGTTCCAGCTGCTCCTGGCCATGAATCCGTGTCCGTGCGGAAACTACGGCGTGCGAGGGGCGGAGTGCGTATGCCCTCCCGCCGGCATCAGGCGGTACGCGATGCGCCTGTCCGGGCCGCTGCGGGATCGCGTCGACATCGACCTGTCGGTGACCCGGGTCGCGGCATCCCGGGCGACGGCCGGCGGCCGCTCCGAGGTGACGACGGCGCGAGCCCGGGAGCGCGTGGAGACGGCGCGCGCACGCGCGGCCGATCGATGGCGGAGCACACCGTGGCGACGCAACGCCGACGTTCCGGGGACCTGGCTGCGTCAGGGCGCGCTGCGGCTTCCGCCGGCGACCCGCGCCGCGCTGGACCGTGCACTCGAACGCGGCTCTCTCACGCTGCGCGGATACGACCGCGTGCTCCGGCTGGCCTGGACGATGGCCGACCTCGCGGATCTCGAGAGTCCGGGCCTCGACGAGATCGGCCGGGCGCTGCACCTGAAGAGAGGACTGACTCCATGA